A window from Moritella yayanosii encodes these proteins:
- the murA gene encoding UDP-N-acetylglucosamine 1-carboxyvinyltransferase — protein MDKFLIKGPCQLNGDVTISGAKNAALPILFATLLSDETITIKNVPELRDIKTTLQLLRELGAQAERNVDGDVVITAGTVNCQKAPYELVKTMRASILALGPLTAKFSTADVSLPGGCAIGARPVNLHIHGLEMMQADIRVEEGYIKARVDGRLKGARILMDMVSVTGTENLLMAAVLAEGVTTIENAAREPEVVDLANFLNVLGAKVSGMGSDVLTIEGVEKLHGGTYTVQPDRIETGTFLVAAAVTGGKIKCHKTDPSLLDAVIIKLEEAGATIETGDDWISLDMQGRDLKAVNIKTVPYPGFPTDMQAQFTVLNTIAKGTSTIVETIFENRFMHVPELARMGANIELEGNTAICRDTESLTGAQVMATDLRASASLVIAGFLATGETTVERIYHIDRGYEFIEDKLQGLGGNIIRIKG, from the coding sequence ATGGATAAGTTTTTAATTAAAGGTCCTTGTCAGTTAAATGGCGATGTGACAATTTCGGGTGCTAAAAATGCGGCACTGCCGATTTTATTTGCTACATTGCTAAGTGATGAAACCATCACCATTAAGAATGTGCCTGAATTAAGAGATATTAAGACCACGTTGCAATTGTTACGTGAGCTTGGTGCACAGGCTGAGCGTAATGTCGACGGTGATGTTGTTATCACTGCGGGAACTGTTAACTGCCAAAAAGCCCCTTATGAATTAGTTAAAACGATGCGTGCGTCAATTTTGGCACTCGGTCCTTTGACTGCAAAGTTCTCGACGGCAGATGTTTCTTTACCGGGTGGTTGCGCGATCGGCGCTCGTCCTGTGAATCTACATATTCACGGTTTAGAAATGATGCAAGCGGACATTCGCGTCGAAGAAGGCTATATTAAAGCCCGCGTTGATGGCCGTTTAAAAGGGGCCCGTATCCTCATGGATATGGTCAGCGTAACTGGCACTGAAAACCTATTAATGGCCGCGGTACTTGCTGAGGGCGTTACCACTATTGAGAATGCCGCAAGAGAACCTGAAGTGGTTGATTTAGCGAACTTCTTAAATGTACTGGGAGCGAAAGTCAGTGGTATGGGCTCTGACGTATTAACCATTGAAGGTGTTGAAAAGCTTCACGGTGGTACCTATACAGTGCAACCTGATCGTATTGAAACCGGTACTTTCCTTGTTGCTGCTGCGGTAACAGGAGGTAAAATTAAATGCCATAAAACAGACCCTTCATTACTTGATGCCGTCATTATCAAGCTTGAAGAAGCGGGTGCTACGATTGAAACGGGTGATGATTGGATCTCACTTGATATGCAAGGCCGTGACTTAAAAGCGGTTAATATCAAGACTGTGCCTTACCCTGGTTTCCCAACGGATATGCAAGCACAGTTCACAGTATTAAATACCATCGCGAAAGGGACATCAACGATCGTTGAAACTATTTTTGAAAACCGTTTCATGCATGTGCCTGAATTAGCCCGCATGGGCGCAAACATTGAACTGGAAGGTAATACGGCTATCTGTCGTGACACCGAGAGTTTAACTGGCGCACAAGTGATGGCAACCGACTTACGCGCGTCTGCAAGTCTGGTTATTGCGGGTTTCTTGGCAACAGGTGAAACAACGGTTGAGCGTATTTATCACATTGACCGTGGTTATGAGTTTATTGAAGATAAGCTACAAGGCTTAGGCGGCAATATTATCCGTATTAAAGGCTAA